Proteins found in one Luteimonas chenhongjianii genomic segment:
- the groES gene encoding co-chaperone GroES produces the protein MSNLKPLYDRIVVKPVEAEEKSAGGILIPDNAKEKPTKGEVVAVGEGKALDNGSVRAPKVKVGDIVIYGQYAGSAYKADGIEYKIVKEDDILAIVG, from the coding sequence ATGAGCAACCTGAAGCCGCTGTACGACCGCATCGTGGTCAAGCCCGTCGAGGCAGAAGAGAAGAGCGCCGGCGGCATCCTGATCCCCGACAACGCCAAGGAAAAGCCCACCAAGGGTGAAGTCGTCGCCGTCGGCGAGGGCAAGGCACTCGACAACGGCAGCGTGCGCGCGCCGAAGGTCAAGGTCGGTGACATCGTGATCTACGGTCAGTACGCCGGCAGCGCCTACAAGGCGGACGGCATCGAATACAAGATCGTCAAGGAAGACGACATCCTCGCGATCGTCGGCTGA
- a CDS encoding acyloxyacyl hydrolase, with translation MAAQSAPIEIGAGASATRDNETTLALTAAWLPEWRRTEHGVLRWDVGAIYVRGRDDTRLNLDEDVGVFHGGARYERDNGFVAGFGAGVQVGRTDALSGNPQFVSSIGWRWQRFSLMARHISNASIKQPNDGETMLVATWRLR, from the coding sequence GTGGCTGCCCAGTCCGCACCCATCGAGATCGGCGCCGGCGCGTCCGCGACCCGGGACAACGAGACCACTCTGGCCCTCACCGCCGCCTGGTTGCCGGAGTGGCGCCGCACCGAACACGGCGTGCTGCGGTGGGATGTCGGCGCGATCTATGTACGCGGCCGCGACGACACCCGGTTGAATCTGGACGAGGACGTGGGCGTGTTCCATGGCGGCGCCCGCTACGAACGCGACAATGGATTCGTCGCCGGTTTCGGCGCTGGCGTGCAGGTCGGGCGTACCGATGCACTGTCGGGCAATCCGCAGTTCGTCAGTTCGATCGGCTGGCGCTGGCAGCGGTTCTCGCTGATGGCGCGGCACATTTCCAACGCCAGCATCAAGCAGCCCAACGACGGCGAGACGATGCTGGTGGCGACCTGGCGCCTGCGCTGA